In the Tenrec ecaudatus isolate mTenEca1 chromosome 16, mTenEca1.hap1, whole genome shotgun sequence genome, one interval contains:
- the ANXA7 gene encoding annexin A7 isoform X2, translated as MAYPGYPPTGYPPFPGYPPAGQESSFPPPGQQYPYPTGFPPMGGGAYPPAPSGGYPGAGGYPASGGYPPPGGYPGAPQPGGAPSYPGGFGAPPGGAGFSGYPQPPAQSYGGSPAQIPMPGGFPGGQMPSQYPGGQIPFPTQPAAMTQGTQGTIRPAPNFDAMKDAEILRKAMKGFGTDEQAIVDVVANRSNDQRQKIKAAFKTMYGKDLIKDLKSELSGNMEELILALFMPATYYDAWSLRNAMQGAGTQERVLIEILCTRTNQEIREIVRCYESEFGRDLEKDIRSDTSGHFERLLVSMCQGNRDENQNVNHQMAQEDAQRLYQAGEGRLGTDESCFNMILATRSFPQLKATMEAYSRMANRDLLNSVCREFSGNVESGLKTILQCALNRPAFFAERLYYAMKGAGTDDSTLVRIVVTRSEIDLVQIKQLFTQMYQKTLGTMIASDTSGDYRKLLLAIVGQ; from the exons ATGGCATACCCAGGCTATCCCCCCACAGGCTACCCACCTTTCCCTGGATATCCT CCTGCAGGTCAggagtcctcatttccccctccaggTCAACAATACCCTTATCCTACTGGGTTTCCTCCAATGGGAGGAGGTGCCTATCCACCAGCACCAAGTGGGGGCTACCCAGGAGCTGGGGGCTACCCTGCTTCTGGGGGTTACCCTCCTCCTGGAGGTTATCCAGGTGCTCCACAGCCAGGGGGAGCCCCATCCTATCCCGGAG GATTTGGAGCCCCACCTGGTGGAGCAGGCTTTTCTGGCTATCCACAGCCACCAGCACAGTCCTACGGTGGCAGCCCAGCACAGATTCCCATGCCAG GTGGCTTTCCTGGAGGACAGATGCCTTCTCAGTATCCTGGAGGACAAATTCCTTTTCCTACTCAG CCAGCTGCAATGACTCAGGGTACTCAAGGAACAATCCGACCTGCTCCCAACTTTGATGCCATGAAGGATGCAGAAATTCTACGCAAAGCAATGAAGGGTTTTG GAACAGACGAGCAGGCAATCGTGGATGTTGTGGCCAACCGTTCCAACGATCAAAGGCAGAAAATCAAAGCCGCCTTTAAGACCATGTATGGCAAG GATTTAATCAAAGATCTCAAATCAGAGTTAAGTGGAAATATGGAAGAACTGATCCTTGCTCTGTTCATGCCGGCCACGTACTATGATGCCTGGAGCTTGCGGAATGCCATGCAG GGAGCAGGAACTCAGGAACGGGTATTGATTGAGATTTTGTGCACAAGAACAAATCAGGAAATCCGAGAAATTGTCagatgttatgaatcagaatttggACGAGACCTTGAAAAGGACATTAGGTCAGACACATCAGGGCATTTTGAGCGTTTACTTGTATCCATGTGCCAG GGCAATCGTGATGAGAACCAGAATGTCAACCACCAAATGGCTCAGGAAGATGCTCAGCGTCTCTATCAagctggggaggggagactcGGGACAGATGAATCTTGCTTCAACATGATTCTTGCCACAAGAAGCTTTCCTCAGCTGAAAGCTACCATGGAGGCTTATTCCAGG ATGGCAAATCGAGATTTGCTGAACAGTGTTTGCCGTGAGTTTTCTGGAAACGTTGAAAGTGGCTTGAAGACCATAT TGCAGTGTGCCCTGAACCGCCCTGCCTTCTTTGCTGAGAGGCTCTACTATGCGATGAAAGGTGCCGGCACAGACGACTCTACCCTGGTCAGGATTGTGGTCACTCGCAGTGAG ATTGACCTTGTGCAAATAAAGCAGCTGTTCACTCAGATGTATCAGAAGACCTTGGGCACCATGATTGCAAGTGACACCAGCGGAGATTACCGAAAGCTGCTTCTGGCCATTGTGGGGCAGTAG
- the ANXA7 gene encoding annexin A7 isoform X1 — MAYPGYPPTGYPPFPGYPPAGQESSFPPPGQQYPYPTGFPPMGGGAYPPAPSGGYPGAGGYPASGGYPPPGGYPGAPQPGGAPSYPGGFGAPPGGAGFSGYPQPPAQSYGGSPAQIPMPGGFPGGQMPSQYPGGQIPFPTQIDTESFPSYPVFSPVSLEYSSEPAAMTQGTQGTIRPAPNFDAMKDAEILRKAMKGFGTDEQAIVDVVANRSNDQRQKIKAAFKTMYGKDLIKDLKSELSGNMEELILALFMPATYYDAWSLRNAMQGAGTQERVLIEILCTRTNQEIREIVRCYESEFGRDLEKDIRSDTSGHFERLLVSMCQGNRDENQNVNHQMAQEDAQRLYQAGEGRLGTDESCFNMILATRSFPQLKATMEAYSRMANRDLLNSVCREFSGNVESGLKTILQCALNRPAFFAERLYYAMKGAGTDDSTLVRIVVTRSEIDLVQIKQLFTQMYQKTLGTMIASDTSGDYRKLLLAIVGQ; from the exons ATGGCATACCCAGGCTATCCCCCCACAGGCTACCCACCTTTCCCTGGATATCCT CCTGCAGGTCAggagtcctcatttccccctccaggTCAACAATACCCTTATCCTACTGGGTTTCCTCCAATGGGAGGAGGTGCCTATCCACCAGCACCAAGTGGGGGCTACCCAGGAGCTGGGGGCTACCCTGCTTCTGGGGGTTACCCTCCTCCTGGAGGTTATCCAGGTGCTCCACAGCCAGGGGGAGCCCCATCCTATCCCGGAG GATTTGGAGCCCCACCTGGTGGAGCAGGCTTTTCTGGCTATCCACAGCCACCAGCACAGTCCTACGGTGGCAGCCCAGCACAGATTCCCATGCCAG GTGGCTTTCCTGGAGGACAGATGCCTTCTCAGTATCCTGGAGGACAAATTCCTTTTCCTACTCAG ATTGACACAGAATCCTTCCCTTCctatcctgttttctctcctgttTCTTTGGAGTATAGCAGTGAA CCAGCTGCAATGACTCAGGGTACTCAAGGAACAATCCGACCTGCTCCCAACTTTGATGCCATGAAGGATGCAGAAATTCTACGCAAAGCAATGAAGGGTTTTG GAACAGACGAGCAGGCAATCGTGGATGTTGTGGCCAACCGTTCCAACGATCAAAGGCAGAAAATCAAAGCCGCCTTTAAGACCATGTATGGCAAG GATTTAATCAAAGATCTCAAATCAGAGTTAAGTGGAAATATGGAAGAACTGATCCTTGCTCTGTTCATGCCGGCCACGTACTATGATGCCTGGAGCTTGCGGAATGCCATGCAG GGAGCAGGAACTCAGGAACGGGTATTGATTGAGATTTTGTGCACAAGAACAAATCAGGAAATCCGAGAAATTGTCagatgttatgaatcagaatttggACGAGACCTTGAAAAGGACATTAGGTCAGACACATCAGGGCATTTTGAGCGTTTACTTGTATCCATGTGCCAG GGCAATCGTGATGAGAACCAGAATGTCAACCACCAAATGGCTCAGGAAGATGCTCAGCGTCTCTATCAagctggggaggggagactcGGGACAGATGAATCTTGCTTCAACATGATTCTTGCCACAAGAAGCTTTCCTCAGCTGAAAGCTACCATGGAGGCTTATTCCAGG ATGGCAAATCGAGATTTGCTGAACAGTGTTTGCCGTGAGTTTTCTGGAAACGTTGAAAGTGGCTTGAAGACCATAT TGCAGTGTGCCCTGAACCGCCCTGCCTTCTTTGCTGAGAGGCTCTACTATGCGATGAAAGGTGCCGGCACAGACGACTCTACCCTGGTCAGGATTGTGGTCACTCGCAGTGAG ATTGACCTTGTGCAAATAAAGCAGCTGTTCACTCAGATGTATCAGAAGACCTTGGGCACCATGATTGCAAGTGACACCAGCGGAGATTACCGAAAGCTGCTTCTGGCCATTGTGGGGCAGTAG